Genomic segment of Panicum virgatum strain AP13 chromosome 2K, P.virgatum_v5, whole genome shotgun sequence:
ACTTTTCAGCAACAATTAATACAACTGATGGTAATCATGAATTAAACAATTGTCCCCTTCTCTTCCTCCAGGAAGAAAGCTTTACTAACAGGAGTTCCCTCTGAAGCATTAAGATTAGTTCTTGTCTTGGAAATCTTGGAGGATTGTGTTGCACGTGTTCATGGTGCGAGCGTCTAAAAGGCTGTGGTTCCAGAGTTTAATCATGAAGAAACGCCAGCCCCTGTTGGTTAAGCGAGAAAATTTGAAATCAGATAAATAACCAACCTAAGGGTACAGAAGGCATTGGCTAGAATATTAAAAAATCCAGCCACTTACCATAGTAGAGCAGGGTTCTGTACAAGTTGCTGTCCATGGAACCGGGAGAACGCCTCACAGGCCCAAGGTATATGACCATCAGCTAGCACCCTGCAATTTTGATTTTCAGAAAGTAGTACAAATGTAATCAGTTTTAAGGATGATGCAAGATATAGCACTATGTCTAAACTTTAAAACATCTCAAACTAAAACATATTTCCAAATATTCCTAAGAAACTGTGAAGATACAAATCCTCAATTTTTAGTGCTCAAGCTTTGGTATCGAACTTAAATTACAAGAAAAATGGAATGTGGAGACAACAAACACATTTGAACTTgagggattgaaaaaaaaaattcttcatTAAAGTCATGAGCTATTCTCCAAATCATAGTTGCTCAAATGGCAACTTCTGCCTTCAAGTATATTACCATGCCACCAATAAAATGCCTACCACTAGATATCATTTACTCTGCAAGCTGTGGCACTTTCTGTTCAATCTTAGGTGGGAACACCACTAACAAGCTAATCAGGTTTTGTAGGGCTAGGGTTTAGGATAACTAGTTACACTCTTTAACCCTTTCAAGAAACAGAATTTCATCACACCCCACTAGATTATCTGCTATAAGGATATCACTGGTGGTTGCGAAGATTATGCACATAATCAACAGTGATGCTTAGGTGATAATAACCAGTAGAGGTATAAATGGGCATTGTTCTTAAAGCGTTAAGGCGAGGCACGGCGAGCGACCCCGTCTGCAAggcgaggcgacgcctaggcggacgcctaggcgagcaaggcgACGCCTTACCCATATGCCACAGGgaggaaatgaaaagaaataggaaataAAAAGAGTAAAAAAAGGCAAAGAAGAGGAAGGTATAGCTGCTGCCCAGTCCAACAGGCCCAGCCCAACAATAGCTCCACCTCCAGAACCCTCTCCCACTCGATCTCCTCATCCGCGCCGCCGTTCCTCTGCCCAGCTCTCTGCCCTctcagctctccctctcccttcgggccgccggccggccgtcgctcctccgcccgacgccgccgccggccggccgtcgctcctccgcccgacgccgccgccggcccgcccttGCTGCTCCgccagacgccgccgccggacccgcgCGCCGTCGCCAGGCCCTCGCGCCGCCGAAGCTCGTCGGCGCTCCCTCTCCCACCTTCCTCACCATGCTCAGGTAGGccgccaccccctccctctTGTTCCCCTTCCCCCGCAGATCGTCGAAATCcttcccctcctcttcctctccctcctccctcacccTCCCTCTCAGTTTGCTTCTCTTTTGGCATGGCGTCGGCGGACGCCTTGGATTTTTGAGCGCCTGGACgactaggcgtcgcctaggcgacgccttaagaACCATGTAAATGGGGGCATGACTACAACAGGGGCGGCAGAAATATTGAATCTGCAAAGGTTAGGTGGTGACTGGGTCTGGTTGAGTTATTAATCAAGGGGATGGAAATGGtggctcctttttctttttttggcttGGACTGGCATTGAAAGGAAAAAGGACAACTTTGGGGATTTTTTTACAGCATTTCTAATTTCTAACTACATAATGTTGACCAATGCTTTTCAAAGTTTTCTGATTTAACAAACTCAAAGGAGAGTATATACAACTTAACAGTTGGAAGGCCCTACACATAAAGAAAtgaaatgtattttttttggcAACATTTCAGGGAAAGAAGTCCTTGGCAACTGCTGCTCTATACAAAGATGGCCAAACTTGAACataggagaaaattttcagtgtgTATGTTCACCAAGCTGCTTATCACCATGATCAACAATAATAGTAACAGAAGAATCAGATCACTCCTGCCAACCATGATAGTCAGAATTACAGAAATACTGTGGATAGGCCTGACCTTTGTTTTCGAACAAATGAATTCCACATATGCATAATAAGCTTCTCATCTTTCGTAACATCAACAAAATCATCAAGCATCTGCATGTAGTCAGCAAAATTCAGTAGCAATAATTAAACAGCTAGGCAGAAATGACTCTAGCTTAAGTGGATGTAAGGATGCATATATTCTATGTTTCAGCAATAGGATTGTCAGCTTACTCTTCTATCCTCAAAGTCGGCAATATCATCGTCAACTTCGTCTTCACTATCACGATCTGAGAACACTTGTTCCAATGCCATTGGCTACAATGAATATAACGATACAATCAGGCAGGGCTTCACAAGAAGACATAATAGAAACAGCTCATACTAAAAAtctaataaaaataaattttagtaGGAACAGTGCATAGAATCTGCTGTTGTGTGTGTTTCTTAGTCTTTTTCTTGTGGGCAATAAGGCTGTGGTAGTTGAGGTCATATGTTGAACACCAGATTGTTTCGGTGATCACTACCTTTCATTTTGATCTGGAAACCTCCCTGACCATTGATTTGAACTCAAGAGGACTAGGCAGTGGAGGGAGTCCAGAAAATTAATGTATATATAAGCTTTTTCATAATCTTATGTATGCGCAGGAATTGCATGAGGGTTGTGAAGGAATAAAAGTATCACATACATAATAATACATTATCAATTTTGCTAGCTAAATGAAGTTAAGTAGGTAAAAATAGTGTAATTCAATCAACTGAACTGAACACACAAAAAGTCCTGATTCTGCTACAGATGTGCGCAAACATGCATAAAAGTTAGATTAACCTGTGCCCTGTGTGAATGGAAGAACTGCCGTTTCTGCAGGAGTTGGCGACTGCCAGATAATACAAACACAGACAAACAAATTAAACACATTCCAATAGTAGTATCTTGAGAAACAACATTATAATGAATAGCATGGTATGAAGAGCGTAAACAGGAAAGACTACTTTCTAGGGTCAGCTCGCTCAGATAGCTTCCTTGTCTTCCCAAACTGCAGTACCGTTGGTGGCGAAAGATTTCTACCATGCAAAGATTGAGCAGGATCAATTGAAGCATTTGCTACAGAAGTCCCTGGAAAATTTACCATCTGGGTCAGGATAATTAGGCAATAAAGGGACAATTTAGAAAAATGCCAGAGTATGCAACAATGCAGGTTTTCTTAGCATGCAGATAGATGATAATTGCAATCAGAAACAGCCAGTATATACAGTTGCTAATCAGCACTCCAATCTTGAAAACTCCACTCCATTAAAACTAAAGATAACTTTTACAGCACCTATAAGGAACCTATAAGGAAGAATGCAGGGGAAGTGTTCAAAGAGGCCTTAAAGTTTAAACACAATGTGATATTGTGCAACAAAGAAATATTGAATTGAATCTTAAAAGGGACAACATAAATGGTTAAGACTTTGCATCTTTTTCATCACAGTAGACATGCTCAACCAATACAATAGGAGAGAACAGACACATGTGTTGTTTATGCAATATTCTTTTTttacaataataaaaatatatgtaaCAGTCAAAGAGACTATTTAATGATAACATACCATTTTCCCCTTGCACATAGTCTTCCTCAGATCCTGCCTGTGCATCTTCAGGTGACCCTGATTCCATAATATGTGAATGTATATGCCTGATTTTCTCACTTGTGGTCTTCGATCGTCTACGCTTCTTAAATCTTGAGCTGATGGGACGTAATTAGGCTAGCCAAACAAATAAAGTGGTAAAGTTAAGAAAACAATGGAGAATAAGCATACCAGTAAGAAAACGTTTGATGCCTTGGATCAACTCCCTCTGCAAGAAACTGCAAATTGGGATCAATACTAGTTAATATAGACTATATAGTTGCAAAAGTGTGCTTCAATTTAAACCAATATTCACCATCAATTCTAAGCATGTAAAAGCTTATCCACAGAAGTTGTCATGGCATACTACATAATTTAATGAATTTTGTGGAAGATGTTTGTGTTTCAGTGTGGCAAGTGCTCTTGCCTTGGCTTATGCACTCAAGAAAGTAAGAAAATCACAAAGCAAGGAGTTGTGCTGGACTGCCCAATTAAATTAGGAAccctcatgttttttttttctccaaataCAACACCAGATCATCAACTGCATGTCCATTTATACTAACACAATTATTGAGACTGGAAAGCAGCTTAAACTTTATCTCTGTCATCAACTTACCTCAGTTCTCGACGTATCGGCTTTCAGACTAACATTAACAACCTGGTATTCTTCAGATATCTGTAACATAAAAATATTAATACTTTTCAAACTACGAGGATCAAAAAACATTCTGCAATAGAGATTCCAGAGGTTTACCAACCCAAAACTCATAGCggaagaggtcatgtgatgagtTTAAATGACATCCCAGACCCTAGTACCACCAAAGTAATTATATAAGTTATgactcaagaaaaaaaaaactatgttaATGTATGGGGATAAAGAAATCAAAATACAATGCACTTTCCATGAAAATAGGATAAATTGATTATGGAGTGTGAAGTTAAGAAAGAATATGACTATGACAAAAGAATATGAATATGTATTTTCATCATAAACATAGCTGGCAAGAATGTGCATAATCCCTATGGACATCGCATTGCAGCAAGCAATGATGTATGCAAAAACACAACAACAAAAACATACGCTTTCAATTTTACCTTGAAGCTTCCACATCGTACATAACAAAATGGACAAGAAAAATCTTCAGTGACTGGTAAGAAAGATCAATGAATCATATAAGGAGTGGTTAAAAACAAGACTAATAAGCAACAAGCAATAGGAAATTATCTCAATCAACAAATATCATTACGCATCCTAACTGAAAAATAATAGGTGACTCAGTGACTGTAAGGTATCTACTTCTGAATCTTGACCATGATCAACATTCAACATAAAGTTAAAAATGCATAATAGATTAGTAAATTAGAGATCTGAGTTATACTctccaaaattttaaactactGCGCTGTCTTCTGCATTAATACACCAATGCTAAAGTAAACAGATCTCTGTAGGTTTTAGCATGTAGCCACAATATAAGTCATGTGACGAAACAATAAAGAACCACCATCAACCAGAAGTTGATATCTTTTGTTGTAACATGTAGATGATAACACAGAAAAATGCCTTATCGATCTTTAATGCTTCAGCTTCAGACAAGATATACATTGTAACATTATCTAGAAACAACAGCTACCAAATGCGGCATAACTAGGTCACAATATACACTGGCAGTGTGTCGAGGTGGGGGGCGGGGGGCGAACCTTCAGTCTCATGCATCGTATTATAGTAGTACTTGTAATTAAAAATTACATTACCAGCTCTTAACCTGTAGAAAATAAACTTGGTTGATGTTAACCCTGgttacataaaaatagcaatgGATCTAAGGTAAAAGGTTAAAGATGAATAAATTCTAAGGTAACTTCAGTATGTGAGGTTACAAAACCATTGCAAACATACCAACAAACCTACCTAGTCACTGATACCAAATGCAGGACGGCTATTATGAAGCTTGTAACACCCGCCGAGTTCAAATAGAGCCCATGAGTGCAAAGGCGCACAAGCCCAGtaccaccttgctagttgagcAAGGTTGGACCCAACTTACCACTAGATTCCAAACAATTAACCCCAGGTTAACCCTTTTTACGCAAAGCATGGACAAACTACGCACAATTGGGTTGGTCGGAGTGTGCTCGATGTGTGAGTGCATCTGAACCGTTTGGACTCGGGGGCGTTACCTGACTCTTGGGATTAAACAGGTCAGGAGCACGGACATATGGTGCAATGCATGTGTGGGCACAGTGTGGTCACACAGCATGGCATTTGTGCTGGCATTGGACACACAAGCGTTTGCTAAGAAGGAATACTCCTAGTCATTGCCCAAGTGCAGTAAGTTGAAACGTTGAGAACGTCGGGTTAAATCactaaaatattttatttgctcCAATTTATAACTCTCAACTCGAAATTTGCGATTTTCAACTCATTGATACTAGGAGAAGTTTGCTCACAGTTCACTCATGGGTCCATTGAATAGCGAATGCCTTATTGAGCAATAGTCACATTCGAGCAATGAAGCACAGGTATTAGTAAGCTAAGTCATAAAATCATATAAAGAATGGTAAACATTAAACAATAAAGCATGCCAGAGTTCTAAAGTCTATATCAGGTCGTATGTAAGGAATAGCACTTCATGTTACCATATACAATCAAACAGTTGGGTCAAAATCGCAACTGATTAGGTGATCAAACACTAACCCTGGTTGGCAATTTTTATGATGATGCAAAATagaataataaaggaaaaagagaaatagTTTTTTAAAGGAAAAGGAGTGGTTAAATTTTGGAAAATGGGTTATTGATTACCTTATGATATCTGATAATGATGAGGGTGGAAGATCATTATATGTGTAACTATTATAAGGAGACAAAGACATGTCTCTTGCACCAGCCTCTTGTGCAGACATGCATAGCTGTAACTGATATGAACCCTGCAACAATAAAGCTTAAGAGTCTCAGCAATCAAAGTCATTTAAAGCAACAAAAGTATGGGTCAATTGAGTTGAAAGTTAAGGTATTTTCCAGTAATTCTGCTAGAAAGGGGATATAGCACTTTCAGTGGCCGTGGATGTCTAAAGGTGAGATTGTGATGCATTAAAGTGGCTGGCAGAAGTAAAGCATGTTTTGAACGTAAATATTTCATGGACTGGCAGTTACAAGAGAGGCATTTGCCTGTTGGCCACACGAATCTTGGAGTTTGAACATGAAAGGAACAAAAAGAGAAGACTTTACCGTAGCATCAACCTTATGAGAGCAAAATGTCAAGCAACTGTCTTGCTCCAGAAATTTTGCCTGCATGCATACAAGTAGGTCAATATACAGGTGATAAATTTCTGCAACTGCAAAGTGGACAGCAGAATCTGAAAAATATGGCAACCGAAGGAGAAATTACAGAACAATTAGGGGTGGGCATTCGGTTTCTTCAGTTTCTTCGGGTCGGTATTTTCAGTTTTTCTTTATTTCGGATTCTGGAGAATAAGAACTGAAGTTGTGCCCAAAAACTGAGGAACCGACCGTTCGGGTACCCAAACTGTCGGTTCGGTTTCTCGATTTGAACCAACATGACCGAGCTCAGCCCCAACCCCAAAAGCATCTCATCTAATTTCCAAATCCTCACGCAACCGCCCCGATCTGAGCCACGCGGCGCTCACCTACAGATGGCGGTTGCGAATGGGAGAGGGACAGATGGGATGGGAGAGAGGGCATCAAGTGCAGGTTGTGGAACTGGATAGCGACGGAACCGAGGGCAGACTAGGACAGGGTGATGGGATTGGGGCTGCAGCTGATGCTGCGGACCAGCAGGAAAGCACGGAGACATGGCCAGTGGCGATGGCCATGCcaaccctttttttttctcaaacgagCAGGAGAGCTGTGCATCAatgtattaagaagaagaaaaaaaagggggggagcCCCCAGAACAGAAAGTTACAAATTTAGAGGGTCTGGAACACACCCTTGAAAACTCTAAAAAGCTGACTCCctaaaaattgtaaaaaaaaacagGACCAGAGACACAGGGCCGAGCTGACGGCCATGCGAACTGGAGAGAGGGTTAGGGATGAGAGAAAACTGAGAGATGCAAATGGGAGAGAGAATGGACGAATGGATAATGTTTTGCTTCATGGACATGCCTTAGCCTCAGGAGTCACGTGataatattttttgtttggtcTGTTCGGTTCCTCGAGGGATAAGACCAAATGCACCGAGAAGCATCGGTCTTTTGGCACATGCACCCGAACAAAAAACTGAAGACCAAAATTTTGGGTATCTGGGGTTCGGTTTCAGgtatttcgggttcgggtttcggtCTCAGGTTATTTTGCCCACTCCTAAGCACAATGACTGTAACTTTTCTTGTTATGAAGATTAACTGTAGATTTCGATAGCCTATCAATTTGAACACCAATTTGTCATGCATGCTCTCAGTTCTGGCAATTTACCATCAAAATTCTTGGAACAGTATGCCCTAGTATACCACAGCAGTTCTTATATAAAACTATCTCCGCCACTTCTCTAAGCAAAGAGAAATTTCAGTGTTAATCTACGCCGTATTTAAACTACAACTAAAGTTTACTCAAATGCAAAAGCACAAACAGCTTTCCAATGGAACTTCGGTAAAGGTAGCATATAACTACAACCTAACCAGGAAACTAAAATGCAATGCCATTATAGCACATGCTTTAAGAATGCCAGATCTTAAATATTAAGTAACCTGGGGGAAATCAACCTGACATACCTCTAAGAAGCTTGGCCGCATTGTAACTTTAGAAGCCAACTCCACAATTGTTCCCAAACTTAAAGTCACACAACTCTCCAAAGACGAAGCAAGTAAATTAGTTGGTATTTTACCCCAGGAACATTTCCCTTCAAGCTCTGTTAGAAATGCACGACATGGATGATCGTTAGCCCATTCAATAGGAATACAAATCCCACTTAGGTTTTTCAGTTTAAGTATCAGTGTATGCCTAATAAATTGACTAGATAGATACGAATGCTTTAAACTATGTTCCGCAAGTAGTCTATGACAATAGGGTCCTGTTGTCATAAATAAAGATAAATCGATCTACTCACAACAAATGTGCCATGTTGGAAAAGCAATCACATAATGTCAGCATAAACTTACTTTGTAGAGAAGAGCTCTCCACATGGTTCTCAGAGCAGTAATCTTCACCAGTACTTTGTCCGACTTGCCCTTTTGGAATAAATCAATTTAATGATAGCACAGAGGTGTAAAGGACAACTAATCATATAGATTGCGCACTGTACCACAGCTAATAAGGATAATGTCAAGGTTGCAAGAAGGGGAGGTTGACAGATTCTTCACATCAGGAATGATGAATGTGGCTTCAGAGTTGTCTTTATTTCCAAATTCACTAAAAGAAGTAAGCAAACAAACTCGGCTGAACCGATAAATTGGAGAATGCTGCAAAATTGGATCGTAAATAAGAATTGAGATCATTTTGAAGACAGACATAAAAGCTCATCACTCGTTTTCACAAACTGAAAGGGCAAGACTTACCCCTTCAAGCGAAACATTACTGGTAGGTCTAGCTAACATAACATAAAGAGGAAAGATATTCTGTGCTTGCAACTCGGTATTTGTCCTTCCAGAAAGTGATATGGTTATCTGAATCCTGCATTAGTTCGGATGTACAGTCAAATAAAGTAAAGTATTTGCAACAAAAAAAGTTTCTAGACTCAACTATGCAGACAATTTATCACAAAAGTTCCACCTGACATAGACTCATGTAATTTTTTGTGTCTTGTTTGGTCAACCTGCTATTCTGGTTTCTATTATACTTTACACGACATGAAGAAAAGCTTCAGACATATACTGCTAGACCCTAAGTAAAAGTTGAAAGCATtctgtaaaaaagaaaaaaaaacataaaagtTGAAAATTGGT
This window contains:
- the LOC120675297 gene encoding polycomb group protein EMF2B-like isoform X2; protein product: MPGLPLPQTTACEYACPGPASHIFRQRPRTGLSPDEKLAAEKDLAQYCKPVELYNIIQRRAIKNPPFMQRCLLYNILARRKKRIQITISLSGRTNTELQAQNIFPLYVMLARPTSNVSLEGHSPIYRFSRVCLLTSFSEFGNKDNSEATFIIPDVKNLSTSPSCNLDIILISCGQVGQSTGEDYCSENHVESSSLQKLEGKCSWGKIPTNLLASSLESCVTLSLGTIVELASKVTMRPSFLEAKFLEQDSCLTFCSHKVDATGSYQLQLCMSAQEAGARDMSLSPYNSYTYNDLPPSSLSDIIRLRAGNVIFNYKYYYNTMHETEVTEDFSCPFCYVRCGSFKGLGCHLNSSHDLFRYEFWISEEYQVVNVSLKADTSRTEFLAEGVDPRHQTFSYCSRFKKRRRSKTTSEKIRHIHSHIMESGSPEDAQAGSEEDYVQGENGTSVANASIDPAQSLHGRNLSPPTVLQFGKTRKLSERADPRNRQLLQKRQFFHSHRAQPMALEQVFSDRDSEDEVDDDIADFEDRRMLDDFVDVTKDEKLIMHMWNSFVRKQRVLADGHIPWACEAFSRFHGQQLVQNPALLWGWRFFMIKLWNHSLLDARTMNTCNTILQDFQDKN
- the LOC120675297 gene encoding polycomb group protein EMF2B-like isoform X1 — encoded protein: MPGLPLPQPLPQTTACEYACPGPASHIFRQRPRTGLSPDEKLAAEKDLAQYCKPVELYNIIQRRAIKNPPFMQRCLLYNILARRKKRIQITISLSGRTNTELQAQNIFPLYVMLARPTSNVSLEGHSPIYRFSRVCLLTSFSEFGNKDNSEATFIIPDVKNLSTSPSCNLDIILISCGQVGQSTGEDYCSENHVESSSLQKLEGKCSWGKIPTNLLASSLESCVTLSLGTIVELASKVTMRPSFLEAKFLEQDSCLTFCSHKVDATGSYQLQLCMSAQEAGARDMSLSPYNSYTYNDLPPSSLSDIIRLRAGNVIFNYKYYYNTMHETEVTEDFSCPFCYVRCGSFKGLGCHLNSSHDLFRYEFWISEEYQVVNVSLKADTSRTEFLAEGVDPRHQTFSYCSRFKKRRRSKTTSEKIRHIHSHIMESGSPEDAQAGSEEDYVQGENGTSVANASIDPAQSLHGRNLSPPTVLQFGKTRKLSERADPRNRQLLQKRQFFHSHRAQPMALEQVFSDRDSEDEVDDDIADFEDRRMLDDFVDVTKDEKLIMHMWNSFVRKQRVLADGHIPWACEAFSRFHGQQLVQNPALLWGWRFFMIKLWNHSLLDARTMNTCNTILQDFQDKN
- the LOC120675297 gene encoding polycomb group protein EMF2B-like isoform X3 — its product is MLARPTSNVSLEGHSPIYRFSRVCLLTSFSEFGNKDNSEATFIIPDVKNLSTSPSCNLDIILISCGQVGQSTGEDYCSENHVESSSLQKLEGKCSWGKIPTNLLASSLESCVTLSLGTIVELASKVTMRPSFLEAKFLEQDSCLTFCSHKVDATGSYQLQLCMSAQEAGARDMSLSPYNSYTYNDLPPSSLSDIIRLRAGNVIFNYKYYYNTMHETEVTEDFSCPFCYVRCGSFKGLGCHLNSSHDLFRYEFWISEEYQVVNVSLKADTSRTEFLAEGVDPRHQTFSYCSRFKKRRRSKTTSEKIRHIHSHIMESGSPEDAQAGSEEDYVQGENGTSVANASIDPAQSLHGRNLSPPTVLQFGKTRKLSERADPRNRQLLQKRQFFHSHRAQPMALEQVFSDRDSEDEVDDDIADFEDRRMLDDFVDVTKDEKLIMHMWNSFVRKQRVLADGHIPWACEAFSRFHGQQLVQNPALLWGWRFFMIKLWNHSLLDARTMNTCNTILQDFQDKN